In Fimbriimonadia bacterium, a genomic segment contains:
- a CDS encoding PEP-CTERM sorting domain-containing protein, whose translation MTVRMKGQMIALAAIVLLPLTAQAYFDKVLDSRDNLDPRFPITQPISTWWHELWPNYSNVYHLSSWYDNGDGYLSESDIIDITDATGIVSWWHVDLVTITIWLTPKGGGPGGPCDFMGDGNLRDIMHNPVSSWWEWIPPGSGGFHLSSWDDNGDGYLSESDQIDIYENGQITYWHVDRVTTNIWISPEPSSFAAVGAGLLGLVALRRRRK comes from the coding sequence ATGACAGTCCGAATGAAAGGTCAGATGATCGCGCTGGCCGCGATTGTGCTATTGCCCTTGACGGCACAGGCCTATTTCGACAAGGTCCTGGACTCGCGGGACAACCTCGATCCGAGGTTCCCCATTACGCAGCCGATCTCCACGTGGTGGCACGAGCTGTGGCCAAACTACAGCAACGTGTATCACTTGAGTAGCTGGTATGACAATGGGGATGGGTACCTCAGCGAGAGTGACATCATAGATATCACCGACGCAACCGGCATCGTTAGCTGGTGGCACGTCGACCTGGTCACCATCACCATTTGGCTCACACCAAAGGGTGGAGGTCCTGGTGGGCCCTGCGACTTCATGGGTGACGGTAACCTGCGTGATATCATGCACAATCCGGTCAGCTCGTGGTGGGAGTGGATTCCCCCGGGCAGCGGCGGATTCCACCTGTCGTCCTGGGACGACAACGGAGACGGGTATCTGTCCGAAAGCGACCAGATTGATATCTATGAGAACGGCCAGATTACGTACTGGCACGTCGATCGGGTGACCACGAACATCTGGATCTCCCCTGAGCCTAGCAGCTTTGCTGCAGTCGGAGCGGGACTTCTCGGTCTAGTGGCCCTTCGCCGACGGCGCAAGTAA